The Spirosoma sp. SC4-14 DNA window AGACAACGTATTATAACTGGGAAGCGGACGTATCAGGTATGCGGATCGACTATTTGCCCATGCTACTACGGGTGCTTGATATCGATATTGATGAGCTATTGCCTGAGATTACTGTTGCTAATACCGCTCGCAAACAGACTGATGGCGAAGTAAGAAAAAATGAAGAGGAAGCCGGGCAGCAGCAACTACATGATCTCTACAAAGATTTACTCAGTAGTAAGGACGAAGTTATTAAACTTCTAAAACAGGAGAACGAAGTGCTCAGAATCAGGAATGTTCAGCTTGAAGAAACACAGAAAGCCGCGTAGCTGAAGGATAAAAATTAATTAACGATTTTCCTTCAGCTATGCGGGCTTTCGCCTAGGCTATGCCGAGATTACAGAATGAACTGACTTAAATCCCGGTTTTTGACCAGGCCGTTTAATTTGTTAGAAACCAGTTCCTTCGTGACAACAACATGCTCATTGGGGCTGATCACATCAGGAATATCGAACATAAAGTCGTTCATCAGATGACTTAACACAGTCTGGAGCCGACGCGCACCGATATTTTCGACCTCTTCGTTTACCTCAAAGGCAATACGGGCCAATTCGCGGAGGGCATCATCCTGAAAACTCAATTCTACGCCTTCGGCTGCCAGCATCGCAACATACTGTTTCGTCAGGGCGTTTTTAGGCTCTTTCAGAATCTGGTAAAAATCGTCTTCCGACAGGCTTTGCAACTCAACCCGAATCGGGAAACGACCCTGCAATTCAGGAATCAGATCGCTGGGTTTGGAGACATGGAAAGCCCCGGCGGCAATAAACAGGATGTGGTCGGTATGAATAACGCCATGTTTGGTATTAACGGCGCTGCCTTCTACAATAGGGAGCAGATCGCGTTGAACACCTTCCCGACTAACATCGGGACCACCCCCGTTGCCCGACCGTGACGAGGCTACTTTGTCGATTTCATCGATAAAAATGATACCGGCATCTTCGGCTTTGCGGATGGCTTCGTCCTTTACTTCATCCATATCGATCAGTTTAGCCGCTTCTTCTTCCAGCAGAATTTTACGAGCTTCAGCAATGCTTACTTTCCGTTTCTTACCGCGCTTGGGCAACATACCCCCAATCATTTCCTGAATATTCATCATCGACAGATCGTCGACCGAGCCGCCCATGATACCAATATTCGGAGCCTGACTTTGTTGTACATCGATTTCAATTTTCCGGTCGTCCATTTCGCCGGAGCGGATTTTCTCGCGGAAGCGCTCTCGGGTTCGTTCGTTTAGTTCGGCGTCCGGGTCATTTTTTCGTTCGTTGTCGAAGCCAAGCTGGCTGTTGGCCGGTTTTACGGGCGGAATCAGAATATCGAGAATGGCGTCTTCTACCAGTTGCTGCGCTTTCACCTGAACCGATTCTTTTTTGGCAGCACGCACCATGTTGACCGACTGTTCGACCAGATCGCGCACCATGCTTTCGACATCGCGGCCAACATACCCGACTTCCGTAAATTTCGAGGCCTCAACTTTAATGAAGGGCGCATCGGCAATTTTGGCCAGCCGACGGGCAATTTCGGTTTTACCGACGCCTGTAGCACCAATCATCAGGATATTATTAGGAGTAATTTCTGATTGCATATCGGCCGAACTATTCATCCGGCGCCAGCGGTTACGAAGGGCAATGGCGACATTACGCTTGGCATCATGCTGGCCAATAATGTACTGATCTAACTCGGTCACAATTTGCCGAGGGGTAAGGTCTTTGAGTGATTGGGTCATTTAACAAAACGGAATACATTGGGTACTCTCTGTGTCAAAGAAACACAGGAAATAGAAAAATGTGCTATTGGTAGCGAAAAAATGAGGGGTTACAGTCAGATTTGGTCTTCGTAGCCTGCATCGGCAATTTTACGGCCGTTGGGTGTGATGAGCAGCACACTATGTTCTCTAACTGGACATCGGTAACTGTTTTATCCACTCGAAAAGTAACAGGCATGACACTCGTTTGGCCAGTAAGTAGAAGCCAGATAAAAACAATTTCTATAACGTTCATGGCAGTAGGGCACTGGACGAAATAAACAGACAAACCTCAAATTAGAAAAGCTAAGCTACAAATTTAGATAGGTTTATTGGTTGAAAATCAAGTAATTCTGATAATTTCTCAATTGATACTGATTAGCTGCAAATTGGATTCGTCGGATTTTTATTCAGGAAAAAAAGATAAAAAGATGCCTTCATTCGAATCCCGAACTCTACTGATAGCGGCTTATGCTGCTTTTAATGCACGCAGTATTGATGCCGTGCTGGAAACAATGCATCCCGATGTTGACTGGCCAAATGGCTGGGAGGGTGGGCGAGTGGTGGGCCACCAGGCCGTGAAAGACTACTGGACACGACAGTGGCAGGTAGTGAATCCACGGGTAGAGCCATGCCAGTTCCATACCGATGAGCAGGGGCGAGTGGTGGTCGAAGTTCATCAACTTATTTTCGATTTGTCGGGCAATAAACTTGGTGATGAGCGTATTCGGCACCGATACACAATTGAAAATGGCCTGATCTGCCAGATGGAGATACTGGCAGGGTAGGGCGCCTGTTTTGCTTCCTGCTTTTGTCCGTAAGTGAACCACGCCTGTCCAGTTACGGACATATTGAGCTTGCTGTTTTTTGATTAATTTATTGATAATCAGTCAGTTTGTTAAGTTGGCACAACCTTTGGCTTTACTAGTGTGAACAGATTAACAACACAAATTCAAAGAACACTAAACACAAATACAGCCATGTTACTACCGCTAATGAACAAATTGACGATTGCTGCTCTGTTGAGCTCGGCTACTCTGGGAAATCCAGTTAACCCAACGATGCCCAAAGGACTTTCCTTTGATGCAAGTGCTTATGTGACAATTAATAATCAGATTCGGGTTGCCGTCAACAAAAAAGCCGAAACACCGGTGGTTATTTTATTGAAAAGCTCAGATAATCAGGTGATTTACCGGCAAAGTATTGATCGGAAAACCGAAAAGTATGCCGTAAAACTGAATGTTGATGAACTGGCCGATGGAAAATATGAACTAGAGGTGGCCTCAAAAGAGGGTAGTATTCGTAAGGAATTGAATCTGACAACGAAGCCCGTTAAGCGAGCCAACCGAGTTATTGCCATGGAATAGATGCGGCTGAGGGTGCAGAGTCAGATCATTTGTAAGTCTCAAAACAAACAACTGGATTAGCACAATAAAAAAATCCTAATCGCTTCGATTAGGATTTTTTTATTGGCTATAGAACAATGCCCTATCCTCGGATCATATGCCAACGCTGCCCGTTTGTGTCAATAGCCTGTTTTGCCATTGCCAGTGTACGTTTAAGACCATAAACAACCTCAGTTACAGGATCAATGATTTTATAAATTGTTCGCTGTCCACTGGCTATTAAGGAGTTTGACTCCGAATCCCAGTGGCAACAATCAATTGTTTGAGGCAGGATAACAAATGTTTTGTAACTCATAATCCATTTTTAAATTGCGGGAGTACTATTTAGACGAAGAAATAACCTGACGTTACCTATTTTTTAAAAAAGAAATAATTGTATACTATTGATTATAATTTATATATTAATATAAGTTCTTGAAAATGAATTCGCTAGTCTGTTTCTGGCGCTTCCGATGTCGCAGATAACTATGGCTGGTCGTAAAAAATAAGGTCCTGAATATGCCCTGGGCAATCGACCTTAACGGGGAGAGAGTTGCACAACAACGCGCCTGCTAATTGTTTTTATGGTGCCCGGCTCCTCATTTGCTGCTTTTGTATCTGGCCCTTCCCCAATCGCCAGAAGCTGATTGGCATCGACTCCCTGTTGTATGAGATAGGTTTTAACCACCTGAGCTCGCTGTATGGCTAACTTCCTATTCAATTCACGTTCGCCAATATTATCCGTATAAGCCGTAATGGTAGCGAGCATAGTAACGTTCCTTATTAAGTACTGAGCCATCGAGTCCAGCGTTTGACGGACTCCCGGTCGCAAATGGTAACTGCTTTGGTCAAAATACAGGATGGTAATGCTTAAGGGAAGTTCCAGTGTGGTGGGTTTAGCCACCTCGGAGGATGTTGGAGTCGATGCGCTATACCTGGTTTGAGCCAGGGCGTTCGTATAGATAGCGAAGGTCAGTAACCAGCCGAAAATGCTCCAGTAAGGAGGGCAATAAGTGCTCATTAGCCATCGATTCAATACCATAGTCGGCAGGAAACGGTCTTTAAAAAAATGCATGCGTCACTGTAGCTTTTTAGAAGATGTCAAACACCCCTAAAAAACAATATAACGGCAAGTTCCGTTTTTACTGTTTTGCTCAATATTTACAACAATAGGTGAGCGGACACGGTTACTTTTTATTGATACGCCCTTAGCCCGATTCGTATCCTGTTAAATCTGTATTCCCCGACGTGCTGTATGAAGGACGACAACGAAGTGCCTCAACTAACAGACGACGAAAAGAAACTGTTTGAGGACCTGATGCCCGAAGATCTGAGCGAAATACTCGATACCGGCGTTAATAGGCGACATTTTTTAAAGCTGATTACCCTGGCAGGTGGTGGCATCCTGGCGGCACAGTCGGCGGTTGCCGAGCAATTGATAGCCAGGCCACTTAGTGTATCATCTCCTACTGAATTACCCCCGACTAGTATCGAGAATGCCGTTACTCTATCATTTGATGTTAATGGCAAAACCCGAACGCTGGCCGTCGACTCCCGAATGACTCTGCTGGATACGTTGCGAGAGCGATTGGAACTGACAGGCTCTAAAAAAGGGTGCGACCACGGGCAATGTGGGGCTTGTACGGTCATTGTTGACGGTAGGCGGGTTTTATCCTGCCTTACGCTGGCAGCCACCTGCGAAGGCAAACAGGTGCAGACCATTGAAGGACTTGCAAAACCGGATGGGCAACTGCATCCCATGCAGGCAGCTTTTTTAAAACATGACGGCTTTCAGTGCGGATTCTGTACGCCCGGACAGATCTGTTCGGCTGTTGCACTGATGGATGAGGCCCGGAAGGGGGAAGCTAGTTACGTAACAGAAAATATTCGCCAGAAACCGGCGGCTATTCGCCTGTCGGATGAAGAAATTCGTGAGCGAATGTCGGGGAATATATGCCGCTGCGGGGCCTATCCGAATATTGTTGCTGCTATTCAGGAGGTTCACAGCGGAAAGCCAGTAGAGCAGGTCTGGCGGTTTTCTGCTTAATTTTTAAGCTATCTATTCTATGAGACCCTTTTCATTTGCCCGGCCTAAAGACCTCGCTTCGGCAGTGACCCTTCTGAGCGCAAATCCGAACGCAAAATTCCTCGCTGGGGGAACTAACCTGCTGGACCTGATGAAGGAAGACGTAGAACGACCCAATGCGCTGATCGATATTAACGGGGTAGGGTTAACAGAAATTAAAACCATTGCATCCGGAGTAAATGAAGGAGGGATATCGTTGGGAAGCCTTGGGAAAAATACGGACGCTGCCAATCACTCACTCATTCGTCGGCACTATCCGCTGTTAACACAGGCAATTCTGGCTGGAGCTTCCGGACAGATTCGCAATATGGCTACAAATGGTGGCAACCTGTTGCAACGGACACGCTGCCCCTATTTTTATGAGGTAGCCATGCCCTGCAATAAACGCGAACCCGGAACGGGTTGTGGCGCACGGGAGGGGATCAATCGGATGCACGCCATATTCGGATGGTCCGACAAATGCGTTGCTGTATACCCTTCAGATATGGCTGTGGCACTGGCGGCATTGGATGCTGTGGTGCTGGTGAGAGATGTCACAGGACAGGAGCGAAGCATTCCGATTGTCGATTTTCATCGGCTGCCGGGCGAGGAGCCCGAAAAGGATACCAATCTGGCGCATGGCGAACTAATTACGGCTATTATACTCCCCCGAAATGCGTTTGCCGGGAAATCGTATTACCTCAAAGTGCGCGATCGGGCTTCCTATGCATTTGCGCTCGTGTCGGTTGCCGCGGCCCTTGAAACAGAACAGACCAACGGAGCCACTAACCGGATTGCAAAGGTCAGAGTTGCCATGGGTGGTGTGGCCCACAAACCCTGGCGAGCCTTGAAAGCCGAACAGTTTCTGGTAGGAAAAGAAGCTACCGAAGCTAATTTCAGACAGGCTGCCGATGCCGAAATGGCTGATGCGAAGCCGCTGGAATACAATCGGTTTAAAGTAGAACTAGGTCGAAGAAGCATTGTGCTGGCCTTGCAAATGGCTCTGAATGGGGGTAGGGTATAAGTAAAGTCGACAGAATCATGGCAGATAAAAACAAACTAACGGGCACACCCGTCAGTCGTATCGACGGAATCGCCAAAGTAACGGGAAAGGCCACCTATTCAATGGATTACCCCGTCAGAAATCTGGCGTATGCCGTTATTTTCAAAAGTACGATTGCGGCCGGCACCATTCAGAACATCGATACTTCCGATGCCGAAAAAGCCCCTGGTGTGCTGGCCATCATTACCCATAAAAATGCTCCGAAACTCAATGTACATGGTGGTATTCGCGGAGGAGCTTTGCTGCAAAGCCCCGAAATTGAGTTTTATGGGCAGCATATTGGCCTGGTTGTGGCCGAAACATTCGAGCAGGCCAGGTATGCGTCGCATCTTATCCGGGTTAAGTATGAAAAAAAAGAACCTAAAGTCGATTTCGAAAAGCTGGCTTCCGGAGCCGTCCGGCCAAAAGATAAAGACAAAGCCGACGACATACGGGGAGATGCCCAAGCCGAACTGAGCAAGGCAACCCTCAAAATAGAAGAAATTTATGGAACACCGATAGAACACCATCAGCCCATGGAACCCCATGCCACCATTGCCGAATGGAATGGCGATTGGGTGACGCTCTACAATAGTGCTCAGATTGTGAATGGAGCGCAAAGTGCAGCGGCTGCAACGCTTTATCTCAAGCCAGAAAATGTGCGCATCATCTCACCGTTTATTGGTGGGGGGTTTGGGTCTAAAGGAGGGCAGTGGGCCAATCTGGTGCTGACAGCGGTGGCGGCCAAACAGGTCGGCCGACCCGTAAAATTAGCTCTTGCCCGACAGCAGATGGTCAATTCGGTGGGCCTGCGGCAACGGAATATTCAGAAGGTGAGTCTGGCGGCTACGAAGGATGGGAAACTGACGGCGCTGGCCCATGAGATTACGACCCATAGTGCTATCGACAATGAATTTATAGAACCCTGTGGCGATTGCTCGAAGATCATGTACGATGTGCCCAACTCGCTCATCACCTATCGCGTTGTGCCTATGCATGTGATACTACCAACCTACACGCGCGGTCCGGGCAAATCGACGGGAAGTTTTGCGCTTGAGTCGGCTATGGATGAACTGGCTTATAAGCTCAAAATGGACCCAATTGATTTTCGGCTCAAAAATGAGCCCGAACGTGATCCATCCAATAATAAGCCATGGTCGTCGCGAACCACGGTGCAATGCCTGCAGGAAGGAGCCAACGCTTTTGGCTGGGAAAAACGAATGGCTGAACCCCGGCAGAATCAGCAGGGCGAATACTGGATTGGCTATGGCGTAGCCTGCGGTACCTATCCAGCCCATCAGCGGCCCAGTTCGGCTATTATCCGGCTAAAACGGTCGGGTAGTGAGATTTCGGCTGCCGTTGAGCTGGCTGCAGCCGATTTAGGGACCGGTACGCATACCATACTGGCGCAAACGGCTGCCGATGCACTGGACCTGCCACTACAGAGCATAACGGTAAAAATTGGTGATTCGGATCTACCCCCGGCAGCAGGATCGGTGGGGTCGGTAGGAGCTGCCAGTTATGCCAATGCCGTGAACGATGCCTGCCAGAAAATTACGGATGAGCTCATCGCCCGATCGGGTAAGCAATTTTTTGCCCGCCCAACGGCATCGCAGTTGATGCGAGCCGAAAAAATTACCGATTTTCAGACCAGAATAGAGGCAAAGCCACCCGAAACGGCAGACCAATACTCGTGTCATAGCTTTAATGCCAACTTTGCCGAAGTGGCCGTGCATAAGGCTACGGGCATGGTTCGGGTCAACCGGTTTCTGGCCGTAACGGGGGGAGGAACAATTCTAAACCCTAAAACAGCGCGTTCGCAAATCATTGGCGGAAACATCTGGGGCATTGGCATGGCCCTAACCGAAGAGTCGATTCTCGATCCACGCTGGGGCAATTTTGTAACCCGATCGCTGGCCGATTACCATGTTCCCTCCAATCTGGATATCCGGTCGATGGAGGTCATTTTTATTCGGGAAAACGATCAGGCTGTTAATCGATTGGGGGTGAAAGGGATTGGCGAAGTAGGTATAGTTGGGGTTGCCGCTGCCATTGCCAATGCCGTTTTTAACGCAACTGGCAAACGAATACGGGAATTGCCCATAACACCTGATAAACTTTTGTAGACGTATATACTTACCCGGCAGATAGTAGCGGAGCTATTCGTAGTTCAGAGGCACCCATTTATATAAGTTTTTGTCGATATGTTACCTATTTGGTTTATATTTATATGTTTTATTTGCCTATTTTAGCTACTTTTGGTTATTTAATCCAAAAAAAATAGCCTATATATTTGAAAAAGTATAATATGAGTTAATTTTTTGTCTAGCTTGCCTCAGCTAAAAACTGCTTTACTCAAATCGTTACAATGGCAACTGGCATTATTCAATTATTAAAGAGACACAAAGCCCAAGTACTGGACACCTGGATTCAAAAACAACTGGCAAATGAAGAATTGCGGGAAGATTTGATGACAAACGATGACTTGCGCACCCAATCGGAAGAATTAATAGATATGTTAGCTAAGACGCTAACTGAAGAAAATATCAATCAGATTGACTCTGCTGATTTTGACGAGGTATTTGAGTTGCTGGCAACAATTTCCATCTCCAGGGCTCGTCAGGGTTTCTCGCCCCGTGAAACAGGATTGTATATTTTTAGTTTAAAAGAAGCCATTTTTGAGTTGCTTCAGAAGCAGTTAGTTGATGCCCCGGCTACGCTATACACGGAAGTATTGAAAGTGAGTCGTTTGCTCGACAGCTTTGGTGTTGTTACGCTGGAAACTTTTATCAAAGGCCGGGAAGAAGTTATTTATCGCCAGACGGAAGAAATAGCCGACATTTCGACCCCGGTTATTCAGGTTTGGGATGGCATTCTGGCATTGCCAATTATTGGCACACTCGATAGCGCCCGTACGCAGGTAGTAATGGAAAGTCTGCTTCAGCGGATTGTGGATACAGGTAGTTCAATTGCCATTCTGGATATATCGGGCGTTCCGGCTGTCGACTCGCTGGTAGCGCAGCACCTCATTAAGACCGTTAGTGCTACCCGGCTCATGGGGGCCGATTGTATCATTAGCGGCATTCGGCCCGAAATTGCTCAGACGGTAGTACATCTGGGTATCGATCTGTCGAATATCATTACAAAAGCGTCGCTGGCCAGTGCCTTGAAGCATGCCTTTAGTATGAATAAACTGGTTGTAAAACGAATTGATGTAGTCGAAAAGAAGGCTTTTTAATGTATGGATAAGATACCTATCCTGCGAATGGGTCAATTTCTTCTGGTTACCATTCAGATTGATTTATACGACCGACTGGCCTTAAATCTGGAAACAGACCTTGTCAGTATGGTTCATAAAACAGGAGCGCGGGGTGTACTGATTGATATTTCGGCCGTTTCGATCGTCGATTCATTTATGGGACGAATTCTGGGCAACATTGCAAGCATGACCCGGATACTGGATGCAGAAACAGTGGTTGTTGGGATGCAGCCCGCCGTTGCCATCACGCTGATTGAACTAGGCTTGTCCTTAACTGGAGTTCATACGGCGCTGGATGTTGAACGGGGCATGGCTTTGCTAGAGACAAAGTTGGGGCCAATGGACTTAATGGCCGACGAGGATGATAACTCTGAGTAAGGACAGCATGGCAATTACCCGCGAACAGGATGTAGTTCCTTTTCGAAACCGGGTTAAAGAACTGGCCATTAAAATAGGAATGGGCCTGGTCAATCAAACCAAGCTCATTACGGCTGCCAGTGAATTAGTGCGAAACATGCTCCGGTATGCGGGGCATGGCGAAGTCAGAATGGAAATTATAAGTAAGGGCCGGGAAACAGGTATCCGGCTTACATTTACAGATAAAGGACCGGGGATTGCCGATATTAGTCTGGCCATGCAGGATGGTTACTCAACTGGTAAAAGTCTGGGGCTGGGCCTGCCCGGTGCTCGTCGGCTGGTCAATGAATTCGATATAAAAAGTGAACCAGGCGAGGGTACAACCGTTACTGTATTAAAATGGAAAAATGGATAACGCTCCACATGTACGTTTTCTGGTTACCGATCGGAGCTTTCTGGCCTATCTGAAAAAAGGAATCAGTCAACTTGCCTTACAGGTAGGCTTTGCCCCGCAACGCTTGAGTGCCATCGATTTGATCGTTGCTGAAATGGGGTCAAATTTAATTAAGCACGCGGGCGGAGGGGAAATTTTGGTGCGGCATTTTCTGACGTCCGATAACGCTGGCCTCGAACTAATAAGTATTGATAATGGCCCAGGTATGGCAGAGCCCGTCAGAATGATACAGGATGGCGTATCAACCACCGGAACACTTGGCCACGGACTAGGATCGATAAATCGACTGGCGGATTTTACCCAGCTCTACTCGCAGAAAGGATGGGGAACAATTTTGTTGGCACGAATTTATAAAAAGCCACTTGTAATGGCCCGGCCCGAGAGTTTCGAGTACCGATCTGTTGTAGTAGCTAAGCCTGGTGAAACCGTAAGCGGAGACGGTTGTTATGTAAAACTGACGGCCAGCCATATAAAATTGTTTCTGGGCGACGGTTTGGGGCATGGACCCGAAGCAAATTTAGCGGTTCAAACCGCCATCAATGCATTTCGACTCTGTGCCGAACATCAACCGGTAGCCATTGTTCGGCAGTTACACCGCTCGGTAACTAAAACCCGTGGACTGGTTGGTGCCGTTGTTGTGTATGATACACAAAATAAGCAGTGGAACTGGTGCGGTGTCGGTAATATTTCAACGCGGATCAGTGGTTCGCTCAGGACAAAAAATTTTTTGTCTTACAATGGTATCATTGGTATGAATCTTCCCAATTCCATGAATGATCATGCCTTGCCATTTGAACAGGGGCAGTTGCTGATGATGGGGTCCGACGGACTTCAGTCAAGGTGGGATATTACAAAATATACGTTGATACACCGGTACGATTTAAGCATTCTGGCGGCTGCAATCTATAAGGATTTCGCCCGGCAAACCGACGACACCTCTATTTTTATTGGCAGAGTGAAGGCAGATCATGGAAGAACTAGTTAAAGTTGGGCTCGATAATGAGATGGATTTGATTCTGGCCCATAAACGAGCCATGAAACTATCGGAGCTGGCTGGCTTATCGCTGGCTGCTCAAACTACCTTTGCTACTGCCGTTTCCGAAGTAGCCCGCTATGCCATGGAGCATGGCGGTAGCCCGGTGCTATCGTTGGGGGCCGACCGTCTGGCTCGCGGTGGTTCGCTGATAGCGATAATTGAAGATAAAAATTTATCGATTACAAATCCGCTCCACCAGGGATTGATGTATGCACAGCGTCTGGTGGATAAACTAGAAATTACCAATACGGGTAAATCAAGTTTAATTAACCTGTATTATAGTTTGCCGGTATCCCGCCGAATTAAACCTGATCGGTTTGCCGACTGGCGTGCTCAGTTTAGAGCTGATCTGCCTGTTTCGGCCTACGATGAGATTAAGCAAAAGAATGATCAGTTGCAGCAGTTGGCCCTACGCCTGCAAGCCAGTGAAGAGCACTACAAACGGGTAACGAATTCGTTGCCGCTGATGATTTTTACCATTAATCAGGCGGGGCAAATACTGTATGGCAACGATTGGGTAAGTCAGTTTACGGGGTGTTCGCTCCAGACGCTTAACCAAACCAAATGGGCGCCCGTGCTACATCCCGACGATTTTATCGTTTTTTGGGAAATGTGGAATCAGCAAACGGTTCATAGTCAGGCTTTTCGGTGGGAATGTCGGCTTAAAGAAGCTGGTTCACAAACCTATATGTGGCATCTGATTTCTGCACAGCCCGTGAAGGGCGAATCGGAGAAGGTTACGCTCTGGACAGGCTTTGGCGTGAATATTCATGCTCAAAAAATTGTTGGGCAAACGCTTCGGGAAAACAAGGAATTAGCGCAGGCAAAGCAAGAACTCGAGCATTCGCAGCAGGAACTTAAGGTAACAATTGATCAGCTCAATGAAAGTAATAATAAGCTAAGTCAGTTTGCCTACATTGCCAGCCACGACCTTCAGGAGCCATTGCGAAAAATCCAGCAGTTTGGCGACCTGCTCAAAACACGAAATGCAAATTTACCTTCAGAAGATTTAACCTATCTGGAACGAATGCAGGCTGCGGCAGGCCGCATGTCGACATTAATAAAAGATTTGCTGATTTTTTCCCGACTGTCGACTCGCCGGGAAGTTGCCTTACCTATTTCGTTAAGCCAGGTTGTTTCGCTTGCTCTTGATAATCTGTTGATACCTATTCAGGAAACGGGTGCCCAAATTCAACTAAATCCGTTGCCTGTTGTGGTGGCAGATGCCTCTCAGATAGGGCAACTATTTCAGAACCTGCTGAGTAATGCCATTAAGTTTCACCAACCTCAAACCATTCCGCAAATCACGGTTAAATCGGAGCTGGTAAAGGCTATCGACCTACCCAATTCGCTCAAACATACGTCTTCGGCCGAGCAGTTTTATCGGATCGATGTAGCCGATAACGGAATTGGTTTTGATGAGAAATACCTTGACCGGATTTTTCAGGTGTTTCAACGACTGCATTCGTCAAGGGAGTATAGTGGTACCGGAGTAGGACTAGCGATATGTGAAAAAGTAGTGAATAACCATGGCGGTGTCATTACGGCCACGAGTCAACCCAATCAGGGAGCTACTTTCAGCGTTTACCTGCCAGCCTAAAATCGGGCATTAGCATATCATTCATACTGGCAAATTAAGTTCATAACTTCACCAATTCTGCGCGTAGCCGATGCGTCCGACACATATTGCGGGCAAACTGGAAATGACCTTTGGGTACCATCAGATAGAGTTTGCCCTTCTGGCGGCTTGCCAGGAGACTGATAAGCTTAAGTTTCGAGAGTAGGCGCTGGATCTTATCGGTCTTCAGGATAACCTCAAAATACGATTTATTACTGAACGATTTGCCCGTTACATCGGGCGTGAAGGCCACATCGTCCTGTACCCGTTCGTAGCGGATGGGAGTTTCATACGTATTGTTATCGGGTAAGTTAGCCCGAATTTCATCAAAACCATGTTCCTGGGCCCAGTTAATTACTTCGGGGAAATACGTTTGTTTGTTCATGTTTATTGTTGTTTAGATTGAATACTGATTAAATAATGAGCCGAACACCACAGAGTTGTTCAACTCGATACTGAAACCGCTGACCGGGCGAGCCGATAAACATAAAATTGGTCGGGATCTGCCATTGGGCCGACAGCTCACTGATGAGCTCCGGCCCAAAATGACCTTCAATTTTCTTGTACGTAATATCGATGTCGGGATAAGCCCGATCGAGCGTTTCAATATCCCGGTGTAAATTTTCGGGAGCTTTAAAATGGTCATTTTCAACCGTTACGATCAGCAGTCGATTTGTTTCTTCGTTTTCCTGAATGTAGATCATCACCCGGTTGAGCGATGCGATATCGTCGCCTTTCGAGAAGAAGACAAACTCCTGATCATTAATTTTCTTAATCGTTCGGTTTGTCCAGCTCGTGAACCGTTCAATTCCCTGTTTGAGTGGTTTAAAAAAGTAAAGAATAACCGATAAGGCGCCCC harbors:
- a CDS encoding ATP-binding protein, producing the protein MEELVKVGLDNEMDLILAHKRAMKLSELAGLSLAAQTTFATAVSEVARYAMEHGGSPVLSLGADRLARGGSLIAIIEDKNLSITNPLHQGLMYAQRLVDKLEITNTGKSSLINLYYSLPVSRRIKPDRFADWRAQFRADLPVSAYDEIKQKNDQLQQLALRLQASEEHYKRVTNSLPLMIFTINQAGQILYGNDWVSQFTGCSLQTLNQTKWAPVLHPDDFIVFWEMWNQQTVHSQAFRWECRLKEAGSQTYMWHLISAQPVKGESEKVTLWTGFGVNIHAQKIVGQTLRENKELAQAKQELEHSQQELKVTIDQLNESNNKLSQFAYIASHDLQEPLRKIQQFGDLLKTRNANLPSEDLTYLERMQAAAGRMSTLIKDLLIFSRLSTRREVALPISLSQVVSLALDNLLIPIQETGAQIQLNPLPVVVADASQIGQLFQNLLSNAIKFHQPQTIPQITVKSELVKAIDLPNSLKHTSSAEQFYRIDVADNGIGFDEKYLDRIFQVFQRLHSSREYSGTGVGLAICEKVVNNHGGVITATSQPNQGATFSVYLPA